The genomic stretch TGTGGATTAATTCCTTGGTTCTTCATTAGTTCGTCAATTTTACAAGGCTCTAGTGCCATCTTTAATCGACTTAATACAGTGTCAAAAATGAATTTCCCATTAAGTATTATCCCGACATATGTTATACTTTCGAGATTTTATACACATTTGTTTATGCTTGCGTTATTATTAATTAGCGTAGTTTTTAGTCAAGGTTTTGGACATATCAATGTACTTTCTTTACTGTACTTTATGTTCGTAAACTTACTATTTGCGATATGTTTAGCTTTAGTTTCATCAACGCTTTCAACATTAATACGTGATATTCACTTATTAATCCAGTCTACAACTAGAATGTTGTTATACTTAACGCCAATCTTATGGGTACCTCGTTCTGGAGGAACCCTTCAAAAAATTATGATGTTAAATCCGTACTACTATATTGTAACTGGCTATCGTAGATCGATGCTATATAATGACTATCATATGATTTTTTCATTGTATTCAGTTTACTTTTGGTGTTTTATGTTAGCTTTATTAATTTTTGGAGCTGTAATTCATATTAAATTTAGAAAATCATTTGTTGATATTTTATAAAAAACTTTTCTATGTTTAATGAATAAGTAGAGAGTTAGTCGAGCGTAGTTTTAAATTAAATAGCTCGGATCGTAGGTGAGAAAATTGGTCAAAAAAGTAATTTTTCGTAATGTGTCGAAGAAATTTAAAATGTATAGTAAGCCAACTGATAAATTAAAAGATTTATTCTTTGGTGGTAAAAGTGGAGAATATTTTCATGCACTTCAAGATGTTTCTTTTGAAGTAAATCAAGGCGAAATCGTCGGGATCATTGGATTGAATGGTTCAGGTAAGAGTACAATGTCAAATTTAATTGCAGGTGTTACAATTCCGAACGAAGGTGAAGTTGAAGTAAACGGGATGGCAACATTGATTGCTATTCAGGCTGGATTAGATAACCGACTAACTGGACTTGAGAATATTCGCTTAAAAGGATTAATGATGGGATTAAGCAAAAGTCAAATCGATGAAATTATTCCTAAAGTAATTAAATTTGCAGAAATCGGTAAATTTATTAATCAACCTGTAAAAACATATTCAAGCGGAATGCGTTCCCGTCTAGGATTTGCCATATCAGTAAATATTGACCCAGATATTATGGTTGTCGATGAAGCATTATCTGTTGGTGACCCTACATTTACAAAACGATGCTTAGATAAAATGAATGAATTCAAAGAGCAAGGAAAGACAATATTCTTTATCAGTCATTCTCTAAGCCAAGTGAAAAGTTTTTGTACAAAAGCACTGTGGATGCACTATGGTACAGTTCGTGAATATGGTGAATGTGCAGAAACATGTGAAAATTATCAAAGTTTTCTAACTGAATACAATAAACTTTCAGCTGAAGAAAGAGAATTAGATCGAGAAAAGCATATGAAATTAACTGTTAGTTAATTAATAAAAATTAGGAGACCAATATAATTGGTTTCCTAATTATATTTATAAAAATAAACAAAAAGTTTCGAATGGAACATAGGAGGAAGTATACTCTTGAATAAAGTAAGAAAAGCAATTATACCAGCAGCAGGACTAGGAACACGTTTCTTACCTGCAACAAAAGCAATGCCGAAAGAAATGTTACCAATCGTAGATAAACCAACTATTCAATATATCGTTGAAGAAGCTATTGCAGCTGGAATTGAAGATATCATTATTGTAACAGGAAAAGGAAAGCGCTCTATTGAAGATCATTTTGATATTTCAATCGAATTAGAACAAAACTTATTAGAGAAAAAGAAATTCGAAATACTTGAAAGAGTACAAGCATCATCTAAAGTTGAAATTCACTATATTAGACAAAAAGAGCCAAGAGGTTTAGGACACGCAGTTTGGTGTGCTCGTAAATTTATTGGTGACGAACCTTTCGCAGTACTACTTGGCGATGACATTATTCAATCAGATGTTCCTTGTGTTGAACAATTAATTAAACAATACGAGTTAACACACTCTTCAGTGATCGGTGTACAAGAAGTACCTGAAGACGAAGCTTACCGCTATGGAGTAATTGACCCAGTTGAACAAGATGGCCGCCGCTATCAAGTACGTAACTTCGTTGAAAAGCCAGCTAAAGGTACACAACCATCAAACTTAGCAATCATGGGCCGTTACTTATTAACACCTGAAATCTTTGAATTCCTAGAAGAACAAGAAGTAGGAGCAGGTGGAGAAATCCAACTAACTGACGCAATTCAAAAGCTAAATAAAATCCAAAGAGTATTCGCATACGACTTTGAAGGCAAACGATACGACGTTGGTGAAAAACTAGGATTCATCACAACTTCAATCGATTTCGCACTACAACGCGATGACTTAAAACACGATTTAATGGCGTATATAA from Arthrobacter citreus encodes the following:
- a CDS encoding ATP-binding cassette domain-containing protein gives rise to the protein MVKKVIFRNVSKKFKMYSKPTDKLKDLFFGGKSGEYFHALQDVSFEVNQGEIVGIIGLNGSGKSTMSNLIAGVTIPNEGEVEVNGMATLIAIQAGLDNRLTGLENIRLKGLMMGLSKSQIDEIIPKVIKFAEIGKFINQPVKTYSSGMRSRLGFAISVNIDPDIMVVDEALSVGDPTFTKRCLDKMNEFKEQGKTIFFISHSLSQVKSFCTKALWMHYGTVREYGECAETCENYQSFLTEYNKLSAEERELDREKHMKLTVS
- the galU gene encoding UTP--glucose-1-phosphate uridylyltransferase GalU, giving the protein MNKVRKAIIPAAGLGTRFLPATKAMPKEMLPIVDKPTIQYIVEEAIAAGIEDIIIVTGKGKRSIEDHFDISIELEQNLLEKKKFEILERVQASSKVEIHYIRQKEPRGLGHAVWCARKFIGDEPFAVLLGDDIIQSDVPCVEQLIKQYELTHSSVIGVQEVPEDEAYRYGVIDPVEQDGRRYQVRNFVEKPAKGTQPSNLAIMGRYLLTPEIFEFLEEQEVGAGGEIQLTDAIQKLNKIQRVFAYDFEGKRYDVGEKLGFITTSIDFALQRDDLKHDLMAYIKQKIDEFEN
- a CDS encoding ABC transporter permease; the encoded protein is MKNLTTIFKEHFSNFYMIGRLSNYEMKKEFADSQLGTVWAFINPLLQIGVYWLIFGTGIRKGLPVDGIPFIFWMLCGLIPWFFISSSILQGSSAIFNRLNTVSKMNFPLSIIPTYVILSRFYTHLFMLALLLISVVFSQGFGHINVLSLLYFMFVNLLFAICLALVSSTLSTLIRDIHLLIQSTTRMLLYLTPILWVPRSGGTLQKIMMLNPYYYIVTGYRRSMLYNDYHMIFSLYSVYFWCFMLALLIFGAVIHIKFRKSFVDIL